The genomic region GCGAACCTGGAAGGCCGATCAGCTTTTTCCGTTTCTGCGCACCTTTTACCGCCAGCTGGAGACCGAACTGGCGGTGTCTTTCGTGCACGAAACGGATGTTTACCGGCCTTACCGCAGCATCGAGGAGCAGAACAGCTACCTCGCCACTACGGCCGAACCCGGCTTTGCGCAGTTTGTCTCGACCGTTTCGGACGACGAGCACTACAGCCCGTATATCCATAACCCGTTTGGCGGACTGACCGTGACCCAGGCGGGCTGGATTGATACCGGAATCATGCTGCGTGCCATCCGGCAATACTTTCAGGGGCTAGGCCGGTACGTCGAACAACCGATGGACTACGAAACCCTGAAACCCGAACCCGAGGGCGTGCAGTGGGAGGGAAGGCATTTCCGAAAAGTAATTTTCTGCGAAGGGCCGGAAGGAAACAAGCGAAACCCGTATTTCCACTGGCTGCCGTACAATCCCGTTAAAGGGCAGGTTCTGGAGGTGGAAATAAGGGATTATCCCATCCGGAGCATCGTCAATCAGGGTATCTTTATCCTGCCGTATCAGGAAAACATCTGTCGGGTCGGGGCGACCTACACCTGGCACGATCTGGACTGGCAAACAACCGAGGATGGAAAACGGTTTCTGGAGGAGAAACTGAGCACATTACTGAAAGTACCCTACCGTATCGTCAACCAGTGGGCGGGCATTCGTCCGGCGACGAAAGACCGGCGGCCACTCATTGGCCTGCACCCCGACCACCCGGCTATCGGAATCTTTAACGGGCTGGGAGCCAAGGGGGTTTCGCTGGCTCCGTATTTTGCGGATGAGTTTGCCGGATTTCTCGACGGCCGTAAAGATTTAAGCGCAGAGGTGAATATAAGCCGGTGTTTTTCGTTATATTACCATTACTAAGTCTGTGTATTTTTCCCTGTTGATATAGTACGTGTATGGGCAGTAAATTTCTACGGTGGACGGTCGGATTGATGCTGGTAGTTCAGGCAGCGGCGGCGCA from Tellurirhabdus rosea harbors:
- a CDS encoding NAD(P)/FAD-dependent oxidoreductase, with the translated sequence MRADYLIVGQGIAGSVLAWTLHRQGKEVLLVGDSRGHSSSLAAGGVFNPLTGKKLVRTWKADQLFPFLRTFYRQLETELAVSFVHETDVYRPYRSIEEQNSYLATTAEPGFAQFVSTVSDDEHYSPYIHNPFGGLTVTQAGWIDTGIMLRAIRQYFQGLGRYVEQPMDYETLKPEPEGVQWEGRHFRKVIFCEGPEGNKRNPYFHWLPYNPVKGQVLEVEIRDYPIRSIVNQGIFILPYQENICRVGATYTWHDLDWQTTEDGKRFLEEKLSTLLKVPYRIVNQWAGIRPATKDRRPLIGLHPDHPAIGIFNGLGAKGVSLAPYFADEFAGFLDGRKDLSAEVNISRCFSLYYHY